A single region of the Lycium barbarum isolate Lr01 chromosome 2, ASM1917538v2, whole genome shotgun sequence genome encodes:
- the LOC132626352 gene encoding uncharacterized protein LOC132626352 isoform X2 translates to MLEVQKKEKEDGNKNKKFEEHNEGKPEKDQEGECKMHTGQAKENEVSDLKLLIKEGKEANYHVLQGIPESTISCSNIIDLNITSLDKNKEESCKRVIQNERSEEHNGCKEKNDQEGCFKGEPLEKQEEREEDITVSFNMLELQKKEKQDGNKNKKFEAHNEGERKMQTGQENENEGRNPKLPIKVGKDVDYHVLQGILECTINSSNITNRNITSLDKNKEECFKRVIHNERSEERYGSKNKKEQEGSFEEESLEKQQEKEGDINGVSIVARNLLSTTA, encoded by the exons ATGCTTGAAgtacaaaagaaagagaaagaggatgGCAATAAGAACAAGAAATTTGAAGAACACAATGAAGGCAAACCTGAAAAGGACCAAGAAG gggAGTGCAAAATGCATACTGGACAAGCAAAGGAAAACGAAGTGAGTGATCTGAAACTTCTGATCAAAGAGGGGAAAGAGGCAAACTACCATGTACTACAAGGAATACCAGAGAGTACAATTAGTTGTTCCAATATTATTGACCTCAACATTACG TCACTCGATAAAAATAAAGAGGAAAGTTGTAAGAGGGTGATACAAAATGAGAGATCAGAAGAACATAATGGATGCAAAGAGAAAAATGATCAAGAGGGTTGTTTCAAGGGGGAACCACTGGAAAAAcaagaagaaagagaagaagacatCACCG TGTCGTTCAATATGCTCGAATTACAAAAGAAAGAGAAACAGGATGGCAATAAGAACAAGAAATTTGAAGCACACAATGAAG GGGAGCGCAAAATGCAAACTGGACAAGAAAATGAAAACGAAGGGAGAAATCCGAAACTTCCGATCAAAGTGGGGAAAGATGTAGATTACCATGTACTACAAGGAATACTGGAGTGTACAATTAATAGTTCCAATATTACTAACCGCAACATTACG TCACTCGACAAAAATAAAGAGGAATGTTTTAAGAGGGTGATACATAATGAGAGGTCCGAAGAACGGTATGGAAGCAAAAATAAAAAGGAGCAAGAAGGCTCTTTCGAGGAGGAATCACTtgaaaaacaacaagaaaaagaaggagaCATCAATG GTGTATCCATAGTGGCTCGAAACTTGCTATCTACTACCGCTTGA
- the LOC132626352 gene encoding uncharacterized protein LOC132626352 isoform X1: protein MLEVQKKEKEDGNKNKKFEEHNEGKPEKDQEGECKMHTGQAKENEVSDLKLLIKEGKEANYHVLQGIPESTISCSNIIDLNITSLDKNKEESCKRVIQNERSEEHNGCKEKNDQEGCFKGEPLEKQEEREEDITVSFNMLELQKKEKQDGNKNKKFEAHNEGKPKKDQEGERKMQTGQENENEGRNPKLPIKVGKDVDYHVLQGILECTINSSNITNRNITSLDKNKEECFKRVIHNERSEERYGSKNKKEQEGSFEEESLEKQQEKEGDINGVSIVARNLLSTTA from the exons ATGCTTGAAgtacaaaagaaagagaaagaggatgGCAATAAGAACAAGAAATTTGAAGAACACAATGAAGGCAAACCTGAAAAGGACCAAGAAG gggAGTGCAAAATGCATACTGGACAAGCAAAGGAAAACGAAGTGAGTGATCTGAAACTTCTGATCAAAGAGGGGAAAGAGGCAAACTACCATGTACTACAAGGAATACCAGAGAGTACAATTAGTTGTTCCAATATTATTGACCTCAACATTACG TCACTCGATAAAAATAAAGAGGAAAGTTGTAAGAGGGTGATACAAAATGAGAGATCAGAAGAACATAATGGATGCAAAGAGAAAAATGATCAAGAGGGTTGTTTCAAGGGGGAACCACTGGAAAAAcaagaagaaagagaagaagacatCACCG TGTCGTTCAATATGCTCGAATTACAAAAGAAAGAGAAACAGGATGGCAATAAGAACAAGAAATTTGAAGCACACAATGAAGGTAAACCTAAAAAGGACCAAGAAG GGGAGCGCAAAATGCAAACTGGACAAGAAAATGAAAACGAAGGGAGAAATCCGAAACTTCCGATCAAAGTGGGGAAAGATGTAGATTACCATGTACTACAAGGAATACTGGAGTGTACAATTAATAGTTCCAATATTACTAACCGCAACATTACG TCACTCGACAAAAATAAAGAGGAATGTTTTAAGAGGGTGATACATAATGAGAGGTCCGAAGAACGGTATGGAAGCAAAAATAAAAAGGAGCAAGAAGGCTCTTTCGAGGAGGAATCACTtgaaaaacaacaagaaaaagaaggagaCATCAATG GTGTATCCATAGTGGCTCGAAACTTGCTATCTACTACCGCTTGA
- the LOC132626352 gene encoding uncharacterized protein LOC132626352 isoform X3 has protein sequence MLEVQKKEKEDGNKNKKFEEHNEGKPEKDQEGECKMHTGQAKENEVSDLKLLIKEGKEANYHVLQGIPESTISCSNIIDLNITSLDKNKEESCKRVIQNERSEEHNGCKEKNDQEGCFKGEPLEKQEEREEDITVSFNMLELQKKEKQDGNKNKKFEAHNEGKPKKDQEGERKMQTGQENENEGRNPKLPIKVGKDVDYHVLQGILECTINSSNITNRNITVYP, from the exons ATGCTTGAAgtacaaaagaaagagaaagaggatgGCAATAAGAACAAGAAATTTGAAGAACACAATGAAGGCAAACCTGAAAAGGACCAAGAAG gggAGTGCAAAATGCATACTGGACAAGCAAAGGAAAACGAAGTGAGTGATCTGAAACTTCTGATCAAAGAGGGGAAAGAGGCAAACTACCATGTACTACAAGGAATACCAGAGAGTACAATTAGTTGTTCCAATATTATTGACCTCAACATTACG TCACTCGATAAAAATAAAGAGGAAAGTTGTAAGAGGGTGATACAAAATGAGAGATCAGAAGAACATAATGGATGCAAAGAGAAAAATGATCAAGAGGGTTGTTTCAAGGGGGAACCACTGGAAAAAcaagaagaaagagaagaagacatCACCG TGTCGTTCAATATGCTCGAATTACAAAAGAAAGAGAAACAGGATGGCAATAAGAACAAGAAATTTGAAGCACACAATGAAGGTAAACCTAAAAAGGACCAAGAAG GGGAGCGCAAAATGCAAACTGGACAAGAAAATGAAAACGAAGGGAGAAATCCGAAACTTCCGATCAAAGTGGGGAAAGATGTAGATTACCATGTACTACAAGGAATACTGGAGTGTACAATTAATAGTTCCAATATTACTAACCGCAACATTACG GTGTATCCATAG